Part of the Sporomusa termitida genome, TAATTCTTGGACTTCCGTTAAAAGCAATCACTTTCAATTCCGTCACCTTTCTCTCATTTTTAGTAATATCATTTTGCTGCCGTTTTCTATATTGCCGCCATATTTGTAGGGTCATTTCCCTTACCAACGTGTTATGTCCCGCTTCTTCTATCACACTGGATCCCATACATCCATACATGCCAAAACAACACGTTGTATATGACGCAACTATTTATTATGATAATAACTGAAAGAGTACCTAGCAATAGATAAAACTACGGGAATGTTGGTTAACCAACAGCAATGAATAAATGTTGGTTAACGTTAAATATCGTATAGGAAAAGGTGAAAGCTATGGCAGGACGCCTCAAAGAGAACGATCCGAGGGTTATCCGGACACGTCAGTTAATTCAAGATGCGTTTCATTCACTGAGTAAGGAGAAAAAATTTAATGATATTACCATTCGCGATATTACGGAACGGGCTGCAATCAACAGGGGAACGTTTTATGCTCATTTTGCTGATAAGTATGCTCTAATGGAATTGATTATTGAGGATACATTTATGACGACTGTATACCAACAACTTCAGTCTCAGGAAGAACTGACACCGGAGGCACTGCGAAATTTGATTATTTCCGTGTGCAGGTATCATGAACAATTGAGCACAAGCTGCAGGCGTACAGCGCAAGCCGTTTTTCCGCTTATCGAAATGAAAGTAAAAAGCCAGTTGGAGCAAATGGTGTCCAACTGGCTGGCTAAACGGGCGGCCAAACCGGAAGCGGATAAAAGTATACAATGGGCGGCGGTCATGGTCAGCCAATCAATCTATGGTGCTGCGTATCTTTGGAATGCCAGGGGACGAAAACCATCGGTCACTATTTTTGCAGATGAAATTCTGTGTTTCTTATTGCCGGGACTGCAGGCAGTAATAGAAAAAGAGGATTAAATACAGTTAAAAAATTCTTATCGTTAACCTTTTAAATTTTTTTCCGTTTTTGATAAAAAATTCTCCAAGGCTTCATTGATATCAAAATTCATGCGGTCAGCCAAAATTATCAACCACCATATACACTCGCCAAGTTTATGTTCCAGTTCAGATTTGGAATCTCCATTTGTTGGCCAACGGCCCTGCTGAGACATTGTCAGACGACCAACCAATCCAGCATCTGTCAGAAAAGCCAGCGCATCTTCTTCTACTGTCCATTCTTTTTCATGATACTGTTTTTCTAATTGATGGTAGCATTCTCTTATTTGAACGGAGCGTTTAATCACTTCATTTAAGTTCATATTGTTCATAACTGTCCTCTTCTTTCCTCATAGATTTTCAGTTTATCTGTTAGCGTAATGATAAGATCTTCATTTATATGGTCACCCCCATTACGATTGCCACATAGATGTAACCTGACTACAAATTTTAATACTCATTTGGACTTAACCACTATGCCCCTATGTTATAACCTAGCTGGTTTCTTATGATTCAGAACATACGACAGCAATGCTCTCTATCACATCTGCCATATATTGGGATACTTCGATATGCACAGGATGAACGATATAAGCCTCTAAATCTTCCATGGAATCATATTGAGCGATCTGCAAGATGTCATAGGATGACGCATCTTGGCGTATGTTTACTTTGACTGTTAGATCACGAAGAGATTCAATTTTATCCTTCATACTGAGCAATTTATCCCTGGCATTTCCAATATTTTCACTGTTCCTATCCTTTAGTTTAATTAGTATATTATTAGTGATCATTTTTTTACTCCTTTCTGATTTTTTATTTGTATTTATGTCTGCCAACTATTCCTCTTTGCTGAGGCAATCTCTTATCACCTCCTGTTTTTCTTTAGTATACACAAGTTAATAAGACAATAGTATGTCATATTAAACTAATCGTTGATAAATTTCTAAAGCTTGCCTTATCCGTATCACGAAAATCTTACACGATCTTTCAATGGCTTCGCAATGTACTGTACATTTCAGGAGGATATTTATTAAAACTGGTAATTCCAACTGTTTACAAAAATAAACAACCCTGAACTTGCTTTCTGATAACGAAGAAGCAATTCAGGGTTGGTATGCCTACTAGATCATCATTCTATTGTAAGTAGGCTTCTCTATGAAGACCTGTTTTTCCCCTTACCTACTGCTGTAATTTTATAAGCAAAGCATTCATGGACGCTGACGCGGTGTCCACTTGATTAGATTCGTAGAAAAACAAAAGGAGAAAGGTTTCCCCTTCTCCTTTTTAAAGCGAGCATCCTTACAGCCATCTTTCACTTAACAGAGTGATCCATTAAGCGGAGCGGAACAAACTTTCTTTTCGGACAATCGAAATCGGTCAACTCACATTAACAAAAAAGCGACTACCGTCTGGACTGGTTAACAACTTACAAAAACCTCAGAAACCTGAATTCCCAACATTCTCGCGATACTGTAAAACCCGTAGTCGCTGTAAGGTTGCTCGCTCTACTATAGACTAACATGATGCCGGAACATTGTCAATATGATTCACATCCAAAGCCCTGCTCAAGCCCTGAAATCGGCTCCTTGAAACACAGAAAGTCCGCATCAGCGAATAGCTGGCCGATTTTTCCTCCAACTACGCCGTTAGTATTGATTACATAATAAAAAACATCACCCCGTGAACTGTTCTAGAACAACGGACAGGAAAATTCGAATGGAGATCATAGGTTCCCTGACTCCTTGATGTTTAGCCGTGGACCGGCATTTACCGGTTGCGGTCGTCGCTAAAGCGCATTTTCAGGATCGGTTAATTGACCCGGTCATGGGCCATCTCGTTTCGGAAAAGATCATCCTATGATTTCGGTTGACTTTCTGAAATCGTTGCAATGGAATCAAGCACACCACTGCGAAACTGAAGCTGCTTAGTGCCATAGATCCAAACCGAATCATGCTTTTCCCGGCGGGAGGGGTTGCCCCAGCTAAGCTGTACTTGTTCTTTGGTCATCCCTTCTTCTACATTTCCGGCTTGAATTTTCTGCCACAAAGTGTCAGATCCGCCGAGGCTAATTCTCGGATTTTCCATAAACAAGGCATTTTGCCAAGGAGGTGCCTCGGTCCAGGATTGAATGGGCATGTTGGTCCAACTGTATGCGATGGGTAAAATCGCTTTTTCCCCATTCACGTCAACAATCAGCCAAATGGGCTCCTGCGATTTATTGCCTGCGTAGACATCAAGCACGACAACCGGACCGCCAATTGGCGTGGACACTGACGCCGGCGTTCTATTCCGGCCAGGGATATACAGCCCGGTCAGTTCTCTATACTTAGGGTAAACCGTTTTTCCCAGAAATTGCTGCCGGGCATTTTTCAGGTCAGCGCTTAACACCAAGCCCTCCAACTGGCCCCGCATGGTACGCCCCACTAATTTTTCACCGGTTTCCTTTACCGTCATATAGACCATATATTCTTTTTGCCTGTTGCCGGCCGCAAACGATACGATTTCAGTAACGACAACTTGCTTGCCAACATATTCCGCATAGGGAATACGCAGGGAACGATCGCCCTCCAATCCGCGGGCTGCTTGCTCTGCGGCAAATATCTCGTAGCCGGCGGACTGCTTTTCCGCCGGCAAAGCCAGAAAAGTGAAGGCCTGCCCTGTCCATTGTTCGACTCTCACATCAGCCGGCGGCGCCGCCTTGACTGCATTTGCCGCCACCGCCCCGGCACTGCCCAAGCCAACTAATAAACTCAACACCAGCAACATCCGTAAACTTAGCATTTTCATACTTATTTCCTCCTCATATTATTTCCTTAGTTCAAGTCATTATCCTTAAAATAGCGAATGCCCCTGACCGTTATGCTGGCTTCGAGACCTTTGTCGGTCAATTGATACATCCAGACGTCCGGAGCCACGGAAACAGCCCCCTGCAAGGAATCGCCGCTCACACTGTCCGTGGCGGCAACCGTCGCCTGACCGCCAAATTCCCAGCCGCTATCGGCAAAATCGGCAAAGGCTTTTTCGGTGCCAAAGACAAAAAGCACTTTGTATTTTTTGATCCCCAGCCCAAAGCCGACTTGTACATCGCTTGTTTTCATGAAGATCTCTTGCCCGGTGCGGTTGTTGACCGACATGCCCTTACCGCCCCCGCCGCCTAAAAAGACCACTTTAACGTCGGTGATGGCGAACGCGGCATACCCGGCTGCGTTCGCGACAGCGTCTCTGGCCTTGGGCTGAACGCTGTAAACTTCGTTGAGCGTTTCCTGCGTTGCCTCCCGGATGGCCTGGCGCTTTTCTTCAACGGTGGCCGCGCTTACCACGGCGCCCGTCATCCCCAGCAATACAATCAGCAGGGTGAATATTTTTGTCAATATGTTAAAACGCATGTTGTCATCTCTTTCTGTTGCCCGGATCCATTTTTCATAAATGGTCCTACAAGGTTCGCCGTCCTGTAATAAAATTAACCAAAAATACGATGACGGCAATTACGAGCAGAATGTGGATCAGGCCGCCCATAGTATAGGATGTAACGATCCCTAACAGCCACATTACGATCAAAATAATGCAGATTGTTTGCAGCATAGTCTCTCTCCTCCCTGTAGTTTATCTTAAGGTCTGCGGACAAACGTCAGGCAGGCCCGACTCCCCGTTAAAACTTAAAGGTCAGGCCAATGCCGGTACGGTTGTGATCGCTGCCGCCATCCGGCCTGAAGGTAAGGTAGTTGACGTTGATATCCAAATTGTCGACCAGGTTGTAGTTGACCCCAACTTGCATTTCTGTAAAGTCGCTGCCGGCAATCAGTGACACGTAGCCATCCAGAGCAGGGGCCAATGCCATGTTCGCCGCTGCGCCGACGTAAGGATTGGAACCAT contains:
- a CDS encoding MazG-like protein; amino-acid sequence: MNNMNLNEVIKRSVQIRECYHQLEKQYHEKEWTVEEDALAFLTDAGLVGRLTMSQQGRWPTNGDSKSELEHKLGECIWWLIILADRMNFDINEALENFLSKTEKNLKG
- a CDS encoding YSC84-related protein produces the protein MRFNILTKIFTLLIVLLGMTGAVVSAATVEEKRQAIREATQETLNEVYSVQPKARDAVANAAGYAAFAITDVKVVFLGGGGGKGMSVNNRTGQEIFMKTSDVQVGFGLGIKKYKVLFVFGTEKAFADFADSGWEFGGQATVAATDSVSGDSLQGAVSVAPDVWMYQLTDKGLEASITVRGIRYFKDNDLN
- a CDS encoding lmo0937 family membrane protein; amino-acid sequence: MLQTICIILIVMWLLGIVTSYTMGGLIHILLVIAVIVFLVNFITGRRTL
- a CDS encoding Dabb family protein; this translates as MADINTNKKSERSKKMITNNILIKLKDRNSENIGNARDKLLSMKDKIESLRDLTVKVNIRQDASSYDILQIAQYDSMEDLEAYIVHPVHIEVSQYMADVIESIAVVCSES
- a CDS encoding TetR/AcrR family transcriptional regulator, with translation MAGRLKENDPRVIRTRQLIQDAFHSLSKEKKFNDITIRDITERAAINRGTFYAHFADKYALMELIIEDTFMTTVYQQLQSQEELTPEALRNLIISVCRYHEQLSTSCRRTAQAVFPLIEMKVKSQLEQMVSNWLAKRAAKPEADKSIQWAAVMVSQSIYGAAYLWNARGRKPSVTIFADEILCFLLPGLQAVIEKED